The Arachis ipaensis cultivar K30076 chromosome B05, Araip1.1, whole genome shotgun sequence nucleotide sequence CAAATTGTTTAATTTTATCAGTATTAGTTTTTTAACATGTTTAATTGTTGttctataataatatttttttgaaagaaataGCTCAACATTTGGAGTGGAGTATATAAGGACACAGATAAGAAATATAACGAATAAACTAACTTTTAAGTCATCTCTAACATAGTCATTAACAACATGAATTAGTTACCACACCATTTCGTAGCACATAAAAACGATTGAGTCACACAGTCTACAACACATGTTGTCTTGTTCTGAAATATTACATCATTTTTTCGTAGCCAAACGTTTCACATAACTGAAAAGAACCCCACTAAACAAAACTTGCGCAGCTCTTTTTTCATAGGTATGGATCTCCAACTCTCAAAGTGATCTTTCAAAGTGCCGGGAGCAATCCACACCTAACCAAGTTCCGCGATCCATGCACACTACACTTGCCAAGAGTACTCACAAGTAACAAATAGGTGCCGAACATTTTCAACATCTTTTTTACACAACACGCACAAATTATCATTTTATTCTAGGATTCCCAACCTACTCAGCCTATCCTTTGTATTGACCTGGCCAACCAATGCAAACCAAGTGAACAACTCAAGTCGAGGCGGAATTAAGCGTCTCCAAATTTCTTTTGTGAATTTGTAGCTCAAAATCTCTTCATCCAAAGTCGCTTCCTAcaaaacctgcacaaatgagttagtagtatAAACGTCTTCCTTGTCAAATTTTCACACTACTCTATCTTACACTTCTGCTATCAGTCTAACAGATTGCAAGGCATGAAGCATCTGATCCAAGGTTTTTGTCTCCCATTGGCGGAGTTTTCACCTCCACTGGAAATGTCAAacccactctatcccatcccaaaacccacaatccccaatTACTTATCCTTTTTTATTTGAAATCAAGAAGAGTCTTGGAAAAGAGTCTTTCAACTTTTCCACTTGGAGCCATGTATCCTCCCAAAATCTGATGGTCCTACCATCCCCTACCTCCATAGCAAGGCCATCAATCATCTTCTGCCTGACTTGTTGCTCCTTTATTTGTAGTTGACATATGTCTCTCCATGTGCCACCTCTCTCTGGTAAAGTCTGAGTAAACAACAATTGATTTGGGTTCAAGCTATTACAACAACACACAATCTTCTTCCAAAGCGGACAGTCTTCCTTTCAGAATtgccaccaccatttaaacagtAAATCATTATTACGACCACTATATCACCCACCCCCAGCCCTCCTAACTTCTTTGGTGCCTGGATCATCTCCCACTTCACAAGAGCCATACTAGGTCGTCCATCATCCTTTTCCGAGAAGAACCTCCTCTGCAAAGAGATGATTTTTTGTGCAACCGCATTTGGCATCTTATATAATCTGAGGTAATAAATTGGTAGGTTGTTGATTACAGACTTAATGAGTACCAGCTTTCCAGCTTTACTTAGGACATTCTCTTCCACCTTATCTGTCACCGGCTTCCAAATTTTTACTAACCGCGGATTTGCTCCTATTATGATACCAAGATACCTTACCGGTAGGGCTGCTTCCTGGCAACCAAGCAGCTGACACATCCGACTAGCCCACTCCTGACTGCAATTCACTGGTATCAATCTAGACTTCTCAAAGTAAATGCTCAATCCCGACATAATCTCGAAGCACCTCAAAAGTATCTTATAATTTCTCACTGTCTCCTCCTCGGGTGGATAGAATAATATTGTGTCATTAGCAAATTGTAA carries:
- the LOC107640057 gene encoding uncharacterized protein LOC107640057, which translates into the protein MERGLRQGNLLSLFLFILVVDVLNKMIGEAVRNGRISSLLVDKDDIELSHLQFANDTILFYPPEEETVRNYKILLRCFEIMSGLSIYFEKSRLIPVNCSQEWASRMCQLLGCQEAALPVRYLGIIIGANPRLVKIWKPVTDKVEENVLSKAGKLVLIKSVINNLPIYYLRLYKMPNAVAQKIISLQRRFFSEKDDGRPSMALVKWEMIQAPKKLGGLGVGDIVVVIMIYCLNGGGNSERKTVRFGRRLCVVVIA